Proteins encoded within one genomic window of Synechococcus sp. PCC 7335:
- a CDS encoding type II toxin-antitoxin system VapC family toxin, whose amino-acid sequence MSIVLDTCALIWWSLDPVKLSDNAKQSCEQMEKDKCGLVSSISLWEIAIKIKNKKLDLGVDLDIYLAALKKSDVVRIVPVDEKTWIESVRLEWSHRDPADRVVVTLAHSYQASLVTSDKEIRNFYSNVAW is encoded by the coding sequence ATGAGTATCGTACTCGACACCTGCGCGCTCATTTGGTGGAGTCTGGATCCGGTTAAGCTCTCAGATAACGCGAAGCAATCCTGCGAGCAGATGGAGAAAGACAAGTGCGGTCTGGTTTCATCTATTTCGCTCTGGGAAATTGCAATCAAAATAAAGAACAAAAAGTTAGATTTAGGTGTAGATCTCGATATCTATTTGGCCGCGCTTAAAAAGTCTGATGTTGTTCGGATCGTTCCAGTTGATGAAAAGACTTGGATAGAGAGCGTGAGACTAGAGTGGTCGCATCGAGACCCAGCAGATCGGGTTGTGGTTACGCTAGCTCATAGCTATCAGGCTTCGCTTGTGACCTCCGATAAAGAGATAAGAAATTTCTACTCCAATGTGGCCTGGTAA
- a CDS encoding TonB-dependent siderophore receptor translates to MTTVLSLFALTATGAKAEIADSRIGEASYTVTANWMAQTETAPVQIVGIQVEESETGLQITLETIETALNMRVTTASGNALIAEFSNAVLVDNPLEQFEPAEGIALVQVSALPDERVRVVVTGSNAPPIADFESTASGLAISIAPGAAQADDTSDTIRLVVTGEDDEGYNPSSASTAIGTDTPIRDTPFSIQVIPEAVLEDRNVTELGDALETAGGIVENGARGTSAFGPNLLIRGFRLNDTIFRDGISAFSLAPLSTNDVERIEVLRGPASVLFGQGNPGGVVNLVTKQPLSKPFHEVSGSAGSFESYDGALDLSGPLTGAGDVRYRLNLSYENYGSFRDFVDGERLQVSPTLAWDINENTSLDVFGQYTYDRETTDEGIPFDSNGEPIDVPRSRFLNEDFGEFTQDQFSLGYRLNHDFNDNLSLRHSSQYFQYEPERYYPFVNSFDEVTGEAERVEYFAEGTYQRFFTNAELVGQFNTGSVEHELLFGLEYRHDAEDPAFQFDNEFPPINAFNPVYTNEPFEKSPTFFRDDNVDTISAYIQDQITIIPELILLAGLRFDYVDEFRTERNSGEPRQEFEDQSEAFTPRLGIVYKPIEPITLYASYTTSFLPNGAGFLNGNGSTFEPEEGRQFEVGIKTDVTDRLSLTLAAFDIRRQNIVVSDPDDPLLSIQTGEVASRGIDLNLNGEILPGWNVTAAYNYLDAFVSEDTTDIQGNQLEGVPDNQFSLWTTYEIQQGNLAGLGAGLGLLYVGDRPGDIDNSFTLPDYFRTDAALFYKRDNWRAQLNVENLFDIDYFPSTSYGSSLYVNPGAPFGISASFAVEF, encoded by the coding sequence ATGACGACTGTGTTATCCCTGTTTGCATTGACGGCAACTGGAGCTAAAGCCGAAATAGCTGACTCTCGAATAGGAGAAGCTAGTTATACAGTAACCGCCAATTGGATGGCTCAAACTGAAACAGCGCCAGTGCAGATTGTGGGCATACAGGTTGAAGAATCTGAAACGGGCTTGCAAATTACATTAGAGACTATCGAGACAGCGCTAAATATGCGGGTAACAACAGCATCGGGCAATGCGTTGATTGCAGAATTCTCCAATGCGGTGTTGGTAGATAACCCGTTAGAACAGTTTGAACCGGCAGAAGGCATTGCGTTAGTTCAGGTGTCGGCGTTGCCGGATGAGCGTGTAAGGGTCGTTGTGACAGGCTCCAATGCGCCGCCTATAGCTGATTTTGAAAGTACAGCTAGCGGATTAGCGATAAGCATTGCACCAGGTGCTGCCCAAGCTGACGATACGAGCGATACGATCAGGCTGGTTGTGACTGGCGAAGACGATGAAGGCTACAATCCGTCAAGTGCCAGCACTGCGATTGGGACAGATACACCGATACGCGATACTCCTTTCTCGATTCAGGTCATTCCCGAAGCAGTGTTAGAAGACCGCAATGTGACTGAGCTGGGCGATGCGTTAGAAACGGCTGGAGGTATTGTGGAAAATGGTGCGAGAGGAACCAGTGCGTTTGGCCCGAACCTCCTCATTCGCGGATTTCGACTCAATGACACTATCTTTCGCGACGGTATTTCAGCGTTTTCATTAGCGCCCCTAAGCACTAACGATGTAGAAAGAATCGAGGTATTACGTGGCCCTGCATCAGTCTTGTTTGGGCAAGGTAACCCTGGGGGTGTCGTTAATTTAGTGACCAAGCAGCCGCTAAGTAAGCCTTTTCATGAAGTTTCTGGCAGTGCTGGCAGTTTTGAATCATACGACGGAGCGCTTGATTTATCTGGGCCGCTGACCGGGGCGGGCGATGTCCGGTATCGACTGAATCTATCCTATGAGAACTATGGTAGCTTTCGCGACTTTGTAGATGGAGAGCGACTGCAAGTATCTCCTACCCTCGCCTGGGACATTAACGAGAATACGTCGCTAGATGTGTTTGGGCAATATACCTATGACCGCGAGACCACAGATGAGGGCATTCCCTTCGACAGTAATGGCGAGCCGATTGACGTTCCTCGAAGTCGCTTTCTGAATGAAGATTTTGGAGAGTTTACCCAGGACCAGTTTAGTCTTGGCTACCGGCTCAACCACGACTTCAATGATAACTTGTCTTTAAGGCATAGCTCACAATACTTTCAATACGAACCCGAGAGATATTACCCGTTTGTGAACTCTTTTGACGAAGTCACGGGTGAAGCAGAGCGAGTCGAGTACTTCGCAGAGGGCACATATCAGAGATTTTTTACTAATGCGGAACTCGTTGGCCAATTCAACACAGGCAGTGTTGAGCACGAGCTTTTGTTTGGACTCGAATATCGCCACGATGCGGAAGATCCGGCCTTTCAGTTCGATAATGAATTTCCACCGATCAACGCGTTTAATCCTGTTTATACGAACGAGCCGTTTGAGAAATCTCCCACATTTTTTCGTGACGATAATGTGGATACGATTAGCGCCTACATTCAAGACCAAATTACGATTATTCCTGAGCTGATACTCCTAGCAGGACTTCGATTTGACTACGTAGATGAATTTCGAACAGAACGGAATTCGGGTGAACCCAGACAAGAATTTGAAGATCAAAGCGAAGCCTTTACGCCCAGACTGGGGATTGTATATAAGCCCATCGAACCCATTACGCTTTATGCATCCTATACCACCTCATTTTTGCCGAACGGTGCGGGCTTCTTAAATGGAAATGGTTCTACGTTTGAGCCAGAAGAAGGCAGACAGTTTGAAGTGGGCATAAAAACAGACGTCACCGATAGGCTTAGCCTCACGCTAGCCGCCTTTGACATTCGTCGACAAAATATTGTTGTTTCCGATCCTGACGATCCTTTGTTGTCGATACAGACTGGAGAAGTGGCCAGTCGAGGCATCGATCTCAACCTCAATGGCGAGATTTTACCCGGATGGAATGTTACTGCTGCCTACAACTATCTTGACGCCTTTGTCAGCGAAGATACGACCGACATTCAAGGTAACCAGCTAGAAGGTGTGCCGGATAATCAGTTTAGCCTGTGGACAACCTATGAAATTCAGCAAGGTAATTTAGCCGGACTCGGTGCAGGCTTGGGGCTGCTATATGTCGGTGATCGTCCAGGAGATATAGATAATTCCTTCACGCTGCCAGACTATTTCCGTACCGATGCCGCGCTGTTTTACAAGCGAGATAACTGGCGAGCACAGCTCAACGTCGAAAACTTGTTTGACATTGATTACTTCCCATCAACTAGCTATGGTTCGTCATTATATGTCAACCCTGGGGCGCCCTTCGGTATCTCAGCATCTTTCGCGGTTGAATTTTAA
- a CDS encoding type II toxin-antitoxin system Phd/YefM family antitoxin, which yields MKAISKSKLKSKLLEFLRFVESEGEELVVTDRGNPVVKIVKYAESPSTEALFGDMRGKVQYFEDLTAPTSDEWEEL from the coding sequence ATGAAAGCTATCTCCAAAAGCAAACTCAAAAGTAAGCTGTTAGAGTTTTTACGCTTCGTAGAATCGGAAGGCGAAGAACTCGTGGTGACCGACAGAGGCAACCCCGTCGTCAAGATTGTGAAGTACGCCGAGTCGCCTTCAACAGAAGCGCTCTTTGGTGACATGAGAGGGAAAGTCCAATATTTTGAAGACCTGACAGCGCCAACTAGCGATGAATGGGAAGAGCTATGA
- a CDS encoding energy transducer TonB: MTKKWLLRGFLVAAGTHLGLFPLMAFIPADVAAPPERIELVVTSPTEPLEAVVENGPLEEIPPEETVEALTEAIAQAELAAASQVSGGYSAPISSFQPAPPQPEVGPLDVSEPVEPEVVDPGVSEPEPIEEHIEESATSDPEVADSEEPSAESDADEPTELEPEVAESEEESDSIETAANSTEDDSDAPDLTALRDRLQRAQAREGTREDSDATPAATGEDIETARRDGPSEGSGSGTAEGDGDSSGSTTVSCRQCDRPEYPEEALEEGVEGSPSVNLEYDEDGNVIGAVLEQSSGNAALDRAALEAARNYEMDSGGRSGTVSVEIDFGIEGSERSRAAQRRGERESVSTPALPPEPESEVVQSPEPTAAPPASATEPATEPTTPEPTAPEPTAPEPTTPEPTTPEPTAPEPLTPEPTASEESPEPESEAPAPAAAPDVPDTSLPEQEAPAPAPDVPDIALPEPLAPAPQPMEPPLPPPESVAPPEPVVPDIGPLEE; encoded by the coding sequence ATGACTAAAAAGTGGTTATTGCGCGGATTTTTAGTCGCAGCTGGGACGCACCTAGGGCTCTTTCCACTCATGGCCTTTATCCCGGCAGACGTTGCTGCACCACCCGAGCGGATTGAACTGGTCGTGACTAGTCCGACCGAGCCACTAGAAGCAGTCGTTGAAAACGGTCCTCTAGAAGAAATTCCGCCTGAAGAAACCGTTGAAGCATTAACAGAAGCTATTGCTCAGGCCGAATTAGCGGCGGCTTCCCAAGTCTCAGGCGGCTACTCCGCGCCTATCTCTTCTTTTCAGCCGGCACCGCCTCAGCCGGAAGTCGGACCGCTAGACGTCTCTGAGCCTGTAGAACCAGAAGTAGTAGATCCGGGAGTGTCTGAGCCCGAGCCTATTGAAGAACACATTGAAGAGTCCGCTACCTCAGATCCAGAGGTCGCAGACTCTGAAGAGCCTTCTGCTGAGTCAGACGCTGACGAGCCAACAGAATTAGAGCCTGAAGTCGCAGAGTCAGAAGAAGAGAGCGATTCAATTGAAACGGCAGCGAACAGCACAGAAGATGATTCTGATGCGCCTGACCTGACCGCTTTGCGAGATAGATTACAACGGGCTCAGGCGCGTGAAGGTACGAGAGAAGATAGTGACGCTACGCCCGCTGCTACGGGAGAAGATATAGAAACCGCTCGCAGAGACGGTCCCTCTGAAGGATCGGGATCAGGGACCGCCGAAGGGGATGGGGATAGTAGTGGTTCAACCACAGTGAGCTGTCGTCAATGCGATCGCCCAGAATATCCAGAAGAAGCCTTAGAAGAGGGTGTCGAAGGCTCTCCCTCCGTAAACCTAGAATATGATGAAGATGGAAATGTTATCGGTGCGGTGCTAGAGCAGTCGAGCGGTAATGCTGCGCTAGACAGAGCTGCCCTAGAAGCTGCCCGCAACTACGAAATGGACAGCGGCGGCCGCAGTGGGACGGTATCTGTTGAGATTGACTTTGGCATAGAAGGATCAGAGCGATCACGCGCCGCTCAAAGAAGAGGCGAAAGAGAATCTGTCAGCACACCTGCTCTCCCACCCGAACCAGAAAGCGAAGTTGTTCAAAGTCCAGAACCTACCGCAGCCCCACCAGCATCCGCCACCGAACCCGCCACCGAACCAACTACACCCGAACCAACTGCACCCGAACCGACTGCACCCGAACCAACTACACCCGAACCAACTACACCCGAACCAACTGCACCCGAACCCTTAACACCTGAGCCGACTGCGAGTGAAGAGTCTCCAGAGCCTGAGTCAGAAGCGCCAGCACCTGCCGCAGCGCCTGACGTGCCCGACACTTCTCTACCGGAACAAGAAGCGCCAGCGCCAGCGCCTGACGTACCTGATATTGCTCTACCGGAACCCTTAGCACCAGCCCCACAACCCATGGAACCGCCTCTGCCGCCACCGGAATCGGTAGCACCACCAGAGCCTGTTGTTCCTGACATTGGGCCACTAGAAGAATAG
- a CDS encoding DUF1822 family protein: MVTTTYSQQSGIVIPITTESMQIAGRFAQQCSIPEKAEQIRQNTLAVCAVNTYLQLLAIPTDLADSDSWNPIMQLVANVADIKLPDIGTFSCRLINSSSETCQIPPEDWYGHAGYIAVRLDEGTRRATLAGFSVDVPQMEYVPTDRFGPIETLIDQVHQLQTSQSSAVSSQLSTAPSVLNQIGKWVDGIIAEGWQTAAALMNPTELDLAFRTSADLVSPTLDTPTTVTDISRAKLVDLGTHLSQSVRVALVVHITQTADRRTSFILQVRPLGESLYLPEGIELTVLDGNDADYLKATSRAIDNYIQLRFSGQAGEQFGVRIKLGQRTLREQFII; the protein is encoded by the coding sequence ATGGTTACTACCACCTATTCTCAACAGTCCGGTATTGTTATACCTATTACCACTGAGTCTATGCAGATTGCAGGGCGATTTGCTCAGCAGTGCTCTATTCCCGAGAAGGCTGAACAAATTAGACAAAACACGTTGGCTGTCTGTGCAGTCAATACCTACTTACAGCTACTGGCTATTCCAACTGACTTAGCCGATAGCGATAGCTGGAATCCAATCATGCAGTTAGTAGCTAATGTTGCTGATATCAAACTGCCTGATATTGGTACCTTCTCTTGCCGACTAATTAATTCAAGTAGTGAGACCTGTCAGATTCCGCCCGAGGATTGGTATGGCCATGCGGGCTATATAGCGGTCCGTCTAGATGAAGGTACTCGTCGGGCTACATTAGCTGGTTTTAGTGTGGACGTCCCTCAGATGGAGTACGTTCCTACAGATAGGTTTGGTCCGATTGAAACGCTCATCGATCAGGTTCACCAGCTACAAACGTCTCAGTCTTCAGCAGTATCGAGTCAGCTAAGCACTGCTCCGAGTGTTCTTAATCAAATTGGCAAATGGGTAGATGGCATTATTGCCGAAGGTTGGCAAACAGCGGCGGCGTTGATGAATCCGACTGAGCTCGATTTAGCATTTCGCACCTCTGCAGATTTGGTCTCACCTACTCTAGATACACCGACAACTGTAACTGATATTAGCCGTGCCAAGCTAGTTGACTTAGGGACTCACCTTAGTCAATCAGTTCGAGTTGCTCTAGTCGTTCACATTACTCAAACTGCCGACAGACGGACTAGCTTTATTCTACAGGTGCGTCCTCTAGGAGAATCGCTCTATCTACCAGAGGGTATTGAACTTACTGTACTCGATGGAAACGACGCTGATTACCTAAAGGCAACCTCTAGAGCGATTGATAACTACATCCAGCTTCGATTTAGTGGCCAAGCCGGAGAGCAGTTTGGTGTTCGTATCAAGCTAGGTCAACGTACGCTTAGAGAGCAATTTATTATTTAG
- a CDS encoding AraC family transcriptional regulator, whose protein sequence is MTISLIQEDYWHLVYESEHKTCNRQNEAFETVWQYPVQLGQGSYCSIELRDGLELGIEQRQLHDELVICLPERTHPIEYVFCVEGKGECISSISSGQYALYGSGIAPKETLVYLADEPSLEINVHIEPSVLRSFLGSSFDPTETPLQYLFRDQTQIYTERIGVTTAAMQTALHQLLNCPFTGVIKKAYLESKVWELMTLLIDQELRQHDVKQQANRLKTDDIERIHHAKKILLQQVSDPPSLLNLARQVGLNDCTLKRGFRQVFGETAFGYLHNHRMETARQLLIEGEMNVSEAARSVGFSSRSYFAAAFRRKYGSSPREYLRQH, encoded by the coding sequence ATGACGATTTCGCTAATACAAGAAGACTACTGGCATTTGGTCTATGAATCTGAGCACAAAACCTGCAACCGACAAAATGAAGCGTTTGAAACAGTTTGGCAGTATCCCGTGCAGTTAGGGCAGGGCAGCTATTGTTCTATAGAGCTTCGTGATGGGCTGGAGCTAGGCATCGAACAGCGTCAGCTACACGATGAGTTGGTAATTTGTTTGCCTGAGCGAACTCACCCGATTGAATATGTGTTCTGTGTGGAGGGAAAAGGAGAGTGCATTAGTTCAATCTCGTCGGGTCAGTATGCTTTATACGGTAGTGGGATAGCACCTAAAGAAACCTTGGTATACCTGGCTGATGAACCCTCTCTAGAAATCAATGTCCATATTGAACCCTCTGTGTTGAGAAGTTTCTTAGGAAGCTCTTTCGATCCAACAGAGACGCCTTTGCAGTATTTGTTTAGAGATCAAACGCAGATCTATACCGAGCGCATTGGTGTGACCACAGCAGCTATGCAGACGGCACTACACCAGCTGTTGAACTGTCCTTTTACTGGCGTGATTAAAAAGGCTTACCTAGAAAGTAAAGTGTGGGAGCTGATGACGCTGTTAATAGACCAAGAGCTACGTCAACATGACGTGAAACAACAGGCCAACCGATTAAAAACTGATGATATTGAGCGGATTCACCACGCTAAGAAGATTCTTTTGCAGCAAGTTAGCGATCCTCCTTCGCTGCTGAATTTAGCGCGGCAAGTAGGTCTGAATGACTGCACATTGAAGCGAGGGTTTCGTCAAGTATTTGGCGAGACGGCGTTTGGCTACTTGCACAATCACCGCATGGAAACCGCCCGTCAGCTGCTGATAGAGGGAGAGATGAATGTCTCTGAAGCTGCTCGCAGCGTCGGTTTCTCTAGCCGTAGCTATTTTGCCGCTGCGTTCCGCAGAAAGTACGGTTCTTCTCCAAGAGAGTATCTACGTCAGCACTAA
- a CDS encoding iron-siderophore ABC transporter substrate-binding protein: MVSFRFRLSRTILFFLVGLLWAYLLIACQPENNLKVAQSVTACYPVEHVAGETCMPERVERLATLDAVSLENAIALGIQPVASTDIQWIGNDYPLEKLEDIVDLGESKRPSLERMLPLKPDLILGSDFPVSLYRQTSQIAPTVFFEFEHSGLWKDVFQKYAETLNREESAQQVMDNYYLRLENFKQQFEAKYGADKLSSFTVSVVRVYPDSVYQYFRESFIGTILQDAGVARPEGQDISADQALQRFQNQIQAPISFEALDQIDGDVIFVWTAEDDATAQEAQQKLEELQANPLWQQLKAVQNNQVYVVPRYWIGSGPIAADAVIDDLFKYLIEKN; the protein is encoded by the coding sequence ATGGTCTCTTTCCGCTTTAGATTATCTCGCACAATTTTATTTTTCTTGGTCGGATTGCTTTGGGCTTATCTCCTAATTGCCTGCCAACCAGAAAATAACCTAAAGGTCGCTCAATCCGTCACTGCCTGCTACCCAGTGGAGCATGTCGCGGGTGAGACCTGCATGCCTGAGCGAGTCGAGCGACTGGCGACCTTAGATGCCGTTTCTCTGGAAAATGCGATCGCGCTAGGCATACAGCCCGTTGCCAGTACTGACATTCAGTGGATCGGTAACGACTACCCGCTAGAGAAACTAGAAGACATCGTTGACCTGGGTGAATCAAAGCGTCCAAGTTTAGAACGAATGCTGCCACTAAAGCCAGATTTGATATTGGGCTCCGATTTTCCAGTTAGCTTGTACAGACAAACCTCTCAAATTGCGCCTACCGTATTCTTTGAGTTTGAGCATAGCGGTTTGTGGAAGGATGTTTTTCAAAAGTATGCTGAGACGCTCAATAGAGAGGAGTCCGCACAGCAGGTTATGGACAACTATTATCTGCGGCTAGAGAACTTTAAGCAGCAGTTCGAGGCAAAGTATGGCGCAGATAAGCTGTCTTCGTTCACAGTTTCTGTTGTGCGTGTCTATCCAGATTCGGTCTATCAATATTTTCGAGAGTCTTTTATTGGCACAATATTACAAGATGCAGGCGTCGCTCGCCCTGAAGGTCAAGACATTAGCGCTGATCAAGCATTGCAGCGTTTTCAAAACCAAATTCAGGCACCTATTAGCTTTGAAGCGCTCGACCAAATAGATGGAGATGTCATATTTGTCTGGACGGCAGAAGATGATGCAACTGCTCAAGAAGCTCAACAAAAACTAGAAGAGCTGCAGGCTAATCCCCTATGGCAGCAGCTAAAGGCCGTGCAAAATAATCAGGTCTATGTGGTTCCTCGCTACTGGATTGGTAGCGGTCCTATCGCTGCGGACGCAGTTATTGATGACCTGTTCAAGTACCTGATAGAGAAAAACTAA
- a CDS encoding ABC transporter ATP-binding protein, translating into MASISIWQVLGRLIRYAPKLYCTDTLLWLCIAGLPIVPGVIIREFFNSLTQPSSQTQLLPFAASPWLWIALLLAVGLARVIAIFTGRITKTQHRFLMSALIRHNLLLELFKRPGAELAARQQISPGEILNYFRDDAQQIEDTVASVNEVFAEAVFAIASISLLLSVNARITAFVFVPLCVIALLVHKAEHRLKRYRRASRQATAQVTGLITETFSALQAIKVAGAEADILRELKKKGDRRQKLTIRDRIFTTSLDAGFEGIVSLGTALLLLLAAQSSQSTSAQNSLSVGDFALFVYYLSFITFFLAFFGSFIAVTKHSEVSFERMAALIEESTLKKKKTSPVRALVHPYPLYLKPLFKQPPLLPPLEQTAPANALIELRVENLTYRYPNSVNGIEDISFSIKRGSLTVITGDVGSGKTTLLRALLGLLSAQRGRLFWNGQKILDPASFFVPPQAAYTPQIPHLFSASVQENIQIGWKEPNMAMAIDSAIATAALDRDISTMPNGLDTPVGTQGFQLSGGQKQRVAAARMILRKPQLLVFDDLSSALDIKTEEQLWNHFLRPSSNNQSFTCLAVSHRQSVLDFANQIIVMKAGRLDRSRSHLI; encoded by the coding sequence ATGGCCTCTATTTCTATCTGGCAAGTATTGGGTCGGCTCATTCGCTATGCGCCAAAGCTGTATTGCACAGACACTCTTTTATGGCTATGCATTGCGGGCTTGCCCATTGTTCCAGGCGTGATCATTCGCGAATTTTTTAATAGTTTGACCCAGCCGTCTAGCCAGACTCAATTGCTCCCTTTCGCTGCCTCCCCATGGCTCTGGATCGCGCTCCTGCTTGCCGTTGGTCTAGCTAGAGTTATCGCCATCTTTACCGGACGAATTACCAAGACGCAGCATCGATTTCTGATGAGTGCGCTTATCCGCCATAATTTACTATTAGAACTGTTCAAGCGACCGGGTGCAGAACTCGCAGCCCGTCAGCAGATCTCTCCCGGCGAAATTCTCAACTATTTTCGTGATGATGCTCAGCAGATAGAAGATACAGTTGCTAGCGTCAACGAGGTCTTTGCAGAGGCTGTCTTCGCGATCGCCTCTATCAGTCTTCTGCTCAGCGTCAATGCCAGAATAACAGCGTTTGTGTTTGTCCCGCTCTGTGTCATCGCCCTTCTCGTTCACAAAGCCGAACATCGATTGAAACGCTATCGCCGTGCTAGCCGTCAAGCCACTGCGCAGGTGACTGGTCTGATTACGGAAACCTTTAGCGCGCTGCAGGCGATTAAAGTCGCTGGGGCCGAAGCGGATATACTGCGCGAACTGAAGAAAAAAGGCGATCGCCGCCAAAAGCTGACCATACGCGATCGCATATTCACCACCTCTCTTGATGCGGGGTTTGAAGGCATCGTCAGTCTTGGAACTGCTCTTTTACTGCTGCTAGCCGCTCAGAGCTCACAGTCAACGTCCGCTCAAAACAGTCTCAGCGTGGGCGACTTTGCTTTGTTTGTCTACTATCTCTCCTTTATTACCTTTTTTCTAGCCTTCTTTGGCAGCTTTATCGCCGTTACCAAACACAGTGAAGTGTCGTTTGAGAGAATGGCAGCGCTAATCGAAGAGAGCACCTTGAAAAAAAAGAAAACCAGCCCAGTACGAGCACTTGTACATCCTTACCCACTCTACCTCAAGCCATTATTCAAACAGCCGCCGCTGTTACCACCACTGGAGCAAACGGCCCCAGCCAATGCTCTGATAGAACTACGGGTTGAAAATCTTACCTATCGCTATCCCAATAGCGTCAACGGTATCGAAGATATCAGTTTCAGTATAAAGCGAGGGAGTCTAACTGTCATTACAGGGGACGTCGGCTCTGGAAAAACAACATTACTCCGTGCATTGTTAGGGCTGCTTAGTGCGCAGCGCGGTCGCCTTTTCTGGAATGGGCAAAAGATTCTCGATCCGGCTAGTTTTTTCGTACCACCCCAGGCTGCCTACACACCTCAGATTCCTCATCTATTTAGCGCCTCTGTGCAAGAGAATATCCAAATAGGATGGAAGGAGCCCAATATGGCGATGGCAATAGATAGTGCGATCGCAACAGCTGCTCTTGATAGAGATATCTCAACAATGCCGAACGGCCTTGATACCCCTGTGGGCACTCAAGGCTTCCAACTTTCCGGTGGACAGAAACAGCGTGTTGCTGCTGCTCGCATGATCCTAAGAAAACCTCAACTTTTAGTCTTTGATGATCTTTCTAGTGCGTTGGATATAAAGACAGAAGAACAGCTATGGAACCACTTTCTGAGGCCAAGCAGTAACAATCAATCGTTCACTTGCTTAGCAGTTTCTCATCGACAGTCAGTTCTAGATTTTGCTAATCAAATCATTGTCATGAAAGCTGGTCGACTAGATAGAAGCAGAAGTCATCTTATCTAA